Proteins from a single region of Kluyveromyces lactis strain NRRL Y-1140 chromosome C complete sequence:
- the BRR2 gene encoding ATP-dependent RNA helicase BRR2 (similar to uniprot|P32639 Saccharomyces cerevisiae YER172C BRR2 RNA-dependent ATPase RNA helicase involved in the facilitation and disruption of snRNA interactions required for disruption of U4/U6 base-pairing in native snRNPs to activate the spliceosome for catalysis) translates to MTEDAKERKQKIKEIYRYDEMSNQVLRADRSLIENRTDVHRDAEISQPKSMSGRIRLTEMGSAVKENGLEDNERATAEKEFEKRMKSSSPQQTNSSRLDRTTVLDDITSLNYIPTDDRNTEIYDEITTWCSEILGDDIPHSIIVDATDLIIVTLKQDESVDLESKKKTIEVALDTELDNASFNSLVKLVKSISDYYAESADTGRTVNVAINPNEDDDEAEEEEEPNALLEAVDDVAGEEADEEAGYNEKTDNSNDNFSVRSDIMNNSESLQIQSAAVMEEIIDIKDIDGFYLQRKIRKQLKNIEETKVQEMANNVYDLLANDISEEELTQNLHDIFGPDAKQLIRLIVSNRETLYWGHNLQRSANENIDEILGEMAQRNLSHLVEAYKAKPDSAKRKLNSEPEVGTKKQKIEAEDEPKVIALDDLKLSQNTKFLSDVKISLPENSFKRVKDSYEEIHVPPPKKVDDNFPLVQIESLPKWARSAFPTSETTSLNRIQSEVYPTAFNTDANVLLCAPTGAGKTNVAMLTVLRAMSHYYREERNAFDLKKFKVVYIAPLKALVQEQVREFQRRLHHFGVKVAELTGDSNLSKQQIEETQLLVATPEKWDVITRKSTDTSFHKLVRLIIIDEVHLLHDERGPVIESIVARVLRDTTAEIPTRLVALSATLPNYIDVAKFLHVPDNGLFYFDSTFRPCPLAQQYCGITEKNALKKKNAMNQACYDKLLEAAKEGHQVIIFVHSRKDTARTARWLIQKLINEDKISAFQGTDKGSLEILKTESSNATDRSLSDLIPYGFGIHHAGLTKDDRSLSEDLFADGLLKVLVSTATLAWGVNLPAHTVIIKGTEMYSPEKSDWVMLPPQDILQMLGRAGRPRYDVNGEGIIITNQSDVRYYLAVLNQQLPIESQMISKVVDNLNAEIVLGNVTSLDEAVNWLGYSYLSVRMKQSPHLYNLQGSSGDMSDAELIRVNRNIVHTALNLLQNNGLVNYDSLSKSVQPTELGRISSHFYISYSSIAKYNRELTINSTLIDILRIFAMSEEFKNITVRQEEKTELEKLVERCPIPIKEKATDSLAKANILLQVYISKLRLEGFALNADMIYISQSAGRLFRALFEMCLRKGWPRLTKLLLTICKCVDSRMWPTNSPFRQFKRCPQEIIRRAEASGLPWNDFLLLKNAHEVGEALRSPKNGKVAFDLLQRFPKIGIHCAMQPVTNSLLRFELELQPTWIWDLDSSSYSETFLVLVEDTDGEQTIYHETLHVGRNAINSIVYLDFVVFLKQKMLPPNYFVSVISEKWLNCEYKIPVILSEIKLPKPFPPAISVSDSIKKSTKELQIDEFEALYNFHSFNKVQTEVFDTLYHETENALICATKGSGKTIMAELSLLNHWREGRGRAIYICPFKTKITELLKNWKKRFSHLAGGKLINAFSGNLQHDQKQLAQSHLILATPNEFEYLSRRWPERKNIQRIELIICDDIHEIGNEIIGPMYEIIITRMIFIATQLEKNIRIVGLGTPLANAKDFGEWLGAKKSSIFNFTALERQTPLTVDIETSILVKSPTSNRMALTEIVESSNRVASPDETITVFVTDRYECVSFATELVGLAVAKGIDLLRAEESSLHSYLNKVQDSNLKTLLQSGIGILYQGMHYSDRNVVRKLHEYKVISILVASRDCCFDAPSSSFVFVTTTQYFEGRENRYIDYPVNTILEMMGTAFTASNKQQAHAKLITTMQRKEYYKKFLCDGLPTESSLPYHVIDLLTTEFANQTLETKQDCIDLLTYTYLYRRIHANPSFYGIQDVTADEISSYLTELVEEAVTTMKETELISVEGEANDSTEIAEEVISPNNACLISAIHAVSCLTICNFSRAASRSLRMSGILEILSSSEEFKTLPLRLHDIKPLRKLYDISPLKLSSEFDPRSTTAKVFVLLQAHFSGLHLPMDLSLDLSEILSKAPSLAGTMVDILSMNGYLNATTAMDLSQMIVQGVWDTDSPLKQIPFFDTDILEKCKNHNVETVYDVMALEDEEREDIITLPENKLNKVAEFVNSYPNIELKYALDMSAPMKPHDKKMVTVTVSRDEEPETLNVSSKSLPHEKTEAWWIFIGEKSSRQLYAIRKIALTKMTQDYELEIELEDPGDHELTIWCVCDSYLDADKEVTFNVNIA, encoded by the coding sequence ATGACCGAAGATGctaaagaaagaaagcagaaaatcaaagagattTACCGTTATGATGAAATGTCAAATCAGGTACTACGCGCTGATAGAAGTTTGATAGAGAACAGGACGGATGTGCATCGTGATGCGGAAATATCACAGCCGAAGTCTATGTCTGGTAGAATCAGGCTTACTGAAATGGGATCTGCCGTTAAGGAGAACGGATTAGAAGATAACGAGCGTGCTACAgcagagaaagaattcgaAAAGCGTATGAAAAGCTCATCGCCTCAGCAGACGAATAGCTCAAGGCTGGACAGAACCACGGTACTTGACGATATAACGTCTTTGAACTACATACCGACTGATGATAGAAATACTGAGATATACGATGAGATAACTACATGGTGTTCTGAGATACTCGGTGATGATATACCGCATTCCATTATAGTAGACGCAACAGATTTGATAATAGTAACTTTGAAGCAGGATGAAAGTGTAGACCTAGAGAGCAAGAAAAAGACTATTGAAGTAGCTTTGGATACTGAATTAGACAACGCTTCATTCAACTCACTTGTAAAGCTCGTGAAAAGTATCTCTGATTACTACGCAGAATCCGCCGATACCGGTAGAACAGTAAATGTAGCGATAAATCccaatgaagatgatgacgaagcagaagaagaagaggaacCAAATGCTCTACTAGAAGCTGTAGATGACGTGGCAGGGGAAGAGGCCGATGAAGAAGCGGGTTATAATGAAAAAACAGACAATAGTAATGATAATTTTTCTGTACGAAGTGACATAATGAATAATTCAGAATCTTTGCAAATACAGAGTGCAGCTGTCATGGAAGAAATAATAGATATCAAAGATATTGATGGATTTTATCTTCAGAGGAAGATCAGGAAACAACtgaaaaatattgaagaGACAAAGGTTCAGGAAATGGCCAATAACGTATACGACCTGCTCGCAAACGACATCTCTGAAGAGGAACTGACCCAAAATCTCCACGATATTTTCGGACCTGATGCGAAACAATTGATTAGGCTAATAGTCTCAAATAGGGAGACATTGTACTGGGGTCACAACTTACAGAGGTCTGCGAACGAGAACATTGACGAAATTCTAGGGGAAATGGCACAAAGAAATTTATCACACTTGGTAGAAGCATATAAGGCGAAACCTGATTCTGCTAAAAGAAAGTTGAATTCAGAGCCAGAAGTTGGAAccaaaaaacaaaaaatagAAGCTGAAGATGAACCCAAAGTAATTGCCCTCGATGACCTTAAATTATCGCAGAATACCAAGTTTTTGTCAGACGTGAAAATTTCGTTACCTGAAAActcattcaaaagagtCAAAGATAGctatgaagaaattcacGTTCCCCCGCCCAAGAAGGTTGATGACAATTTCCCGCTTGTACAGATCGAGAGCCTACCGAAATGGGCTCGCAGTGCTTTCCCTACGTCTGAAACGACTTCACTAAACAGAATTCAATCTGAGGTCTACCCCACTGCTTTCAATACAGACGCTAATGTATTACTATGTGCCCCCACAGGTGCTGGTAAAACTAACGTAGCAATGTTGACTGTACTAAGAGCAATGTCCCATTACTATCGGGAAGAGAGAAATGCCTtcgatttgaaaaaatttaAAGTGGTTTATATCGCACCGCTCAAGGCATTGGTACAAGAACAAGTCAgagaatttcaaagaaggTTACATCATTTTGGAGTGAAGGTAGCAGAGCTTACAGGTGATTCCAACTTATCTAAGCAGCAAATCGAAGAAACCCAACTCTTAGTAGCAACTCCGGAAAAATGGGATGTAATCACAAGAAAATCAACAGACACTAGCTTTCACAAACTCGTACGTTTGATCATCATAGATGAGGTCCATTTATTACATGATGAAAGAGGTCCGGTCATTGAATCAATAGTAGCAAGGGTTCTACGGGACACAACGGCAGAAATTCCTACGAGGCTTGTTGCACTTTCTGCCACTTTACCAAACTACATTGACGTGGCCAAGTTCCTTCATGTTCCTGATAATGGcttattttattttgattcaacTTTCAGGCCATGTCCTTTAGCACAACAGTATTGTGGCATCACTGAGAAAAATGctttaaagaagaagaatgcCATGAACCAGGCATGCTATGATAAATTATTGGAGGCCGCAAAAGAAGGACACCAAGTTATCATTTTCGTTCATTCGAGAAAGGATACTGCTAGAACTGCTAGGTGGcttattcaaaaacttATAAATGAAGATAAAATAAGTGCGTTCCAAGGTACCGATAAAGGTTCCTTGGAAATCCTCAAGACAGAATCCAGTAATGCTACTGATAGATCGCTCTCCGACCTTATACCTTATGGATTCGGTATCCATCATGCAGGCCTTACAAAGGATGATAGATCTTTATCCGAAGACCTTTTTGCTGATGGTTTGCTAAAAGTTCTTGTTTCCACAGCAACTTTAGCATGGGGTGTTAACCTTCCTGCCCACACTGTCATAATTAAAGGTACAGAAATGTATTCACCGGAGAAAAGTGATTGGGTCATGCTTCCCCCACAAGATATCCTTCAAATGTTAGGAAGAGCTGGTAGGCCGAGATACGACGTAAATGGTGAAGGGATCATTATTACAAACCAATCAGACGTACGTTATTATCTCGCTGTGTTGAACCAACAACTCCCTATAGAATCTcaaatgatttcaaaagttgTTGATAATCTTAATGCTGAAATAGTTCTAGGTAACGTCACCTCACTAGATGAAGCAGTTAACTGGTTGGGTTATTCCTATTTATCAGTACGGATGAAGCAATCACCTCATTTATACAACTTGCAAGGTTCTTCAGGAGACATGAGTGATGCTGAGCTCATAAGAGTCAACAGAAATATTGTGCATACGGCGTTGAATTTATTACAGAATAACGGTCTTGTAAACTATGACTCTCTTTCTAAGTCGGTACAACCAACTGAGCTAGGTAGAATATCCTCTCATTTCTACATAAGTTATTCGTCAATTGCAAAATACAACCGGGAGTTAACAATAAACAGCACTTTGATCGACATTCTGAGAATATTTGCTATGTCAGAAGAGTTTAAGAACATTACCGTAAgacaagaagagaaaacTGAATTAGAGAAACTCGTCGAGCGTTGTCCAATTCCGATCAAGGAGAAGGCTACTGATTCATTAGCCAAGGCAAACATTCTACTTCAGGTGTACATTTCAAAATTACGATTGGAGGGGTTCGCTTTAAATGCGGATATGATTTACATTTCTCAGAGCGCAGGTAGACTTTTCAGAGCACTCTTCGAAATGTGCTTAAGAAAAGGATGGCCAAGACTAACCAAGCTTCTGCTTACCATCTGTAAATGCGTCGATAGCAGAATGTGGCCCACGAACTCACCATTTAGGCAATTCAAGAGATGCCCTCAAGAAATCATAAGACGAGCAGAAGCGTCTGGTTTACCCTGGAACGATTTCTTACTGTTGAAGAATGCTCATGAGGTAGGCGAAGCCTTAAGATCTCCAAAAAATGGTAAAGTTGCTTTCGATTTGCTTCAAAGATTCCCGAAGATTGGCATTCACTGCGCAATGCAGCCAGTTACAAATTCACTACTTCGTTTTGAGTTGGAACTCCAACCTACATGGATCTGGGATCTGGATTCCAGCAGCTATTCTGAAACATTCCTTGTTCTTGTCGAAGACACAGACGGTGAACAAACAATTTATCATGAGACATTGCATGTTGGGAGAAATGCAATAAACAGCATTGTGTATCTTGACTTTGTTGTATTTTTGAAGCAGAAAATGTTACCGCCGAACTATTTTGTATCCGTTATATCAGAAAAATGGCTAAACTGTGAGTACAAGATTCCTGTTATTTTGAGTGAAATAAAATTACCTAAACCATTCCCTCCTGCAATATCTGTTTCTGATTCAATTAAGAAAAGTACCAAGGAACTacaaattgatgaatttgaggCGTTATACAATttccattctttcaataaagttCAAACTGAAGTTTTCGATACATTATACCATGAAACTGAAAACGCACTAATATGTGCAACAAAAGGTTCCGGTAAAACAATAATGGCAGAACTTTCATTATTGAACCATTGGAGAGAAGGCAGAGGACGTGCGATTTACATTTGTCCATTCAAAACCAAGATAACTGAACTTCtaaagaattggaaaaagcGATTCTCACATTTGGCTGGTGGAAAACTGATCAATGCTTTTTCTGGAAATTTGCAGCACGATCAAAAACAATTAGCCCAATCTCATCTAATATTAGCTACTCCgaatgaatttgaatacCTGTCTCGTCGCTGGCcggaaagaaaaaacattcaaagaataGAACTAATTATTTGTGATGACATCCATGAAATAGGCAACGAGATAATTGGACCGATGTATGAAATCATAATTACGAGAATGATTTTCATTGCAACACAATTGGAGAAGAATATAAGGATTGTGGGGCTTGGAACCCCACTTGCCAACGCAAAGGATTTCGGAGAATGGTTAGGTGCAAAAAAATCaagtattttcaattttactGCTTTAGAAAGGCAAACACCCTTGACAGTCGATATCGAAACTAGCATTTTAGTAAAAAGCCCTACTTCTAATCGAATGGCCCTAACTGAGATCGTTGAAAGTAGTAATCGTGTCGCCTCACCCGATGAAACTATAACAGTTTTCGTCACTGACAGATATGAATGCGTTTCTTTCGCGACAGAACTCGTTGGTCTCGCTGTTGCTAAAGGCATTGATCTTCTTAGAGCAGAGGAATCCAGTTTACACTCGTATCTCAACAAGGTCCAGGACAGCAACCTCAAGACACTGTTGCAAAGTGGTATAGGAATTCTATACCAAGGTATGCATTATTCCGATAGGAATGTAGTCCGTAAGCTCCATGAATACAAGGTGATATCGATTTTGGTTGCAAGTAGGGATTGTTGTTTTGATGCCCCTTCATCAAGTTTTGTCTTTGTTACTACAACtcaatattttgaaggCAGGGAGAACAGATACATCGATTATCCTGTAAATACTATTCTTGAGATGATGGGAACAGCGTTTACGGCGTCAAATAAACAGCAAGCACATGCAAAACTAATCACCACAATGCAAAGGAAGGAATACTATAAAAAATTCCTTTGTGATGGGTTACCAACGGAGAGTTCTCTGCCATACCATGTTATTGATTTACTTACAACGGAGTTTGCAAACCAAACATTAGAAACCAAGCAAGACTGTATCGACCTTTTAACTTACACTTATCTATATCGTAGAATACATGCAAATCCAAGTTTCTACGGTATTCAAGATGTGACTGCAGACGAAATTTCCTCCTATTTAACAGAATTAGTAGAGGAAGCAGTAACAACCATGAAGGAAACCGAGCTTATATCAGTTGAAGGGGAAGCGAACGATTCCACAGAAATTGCAGAGGAGGTAATTTCCCCGAATAATGCCTGTCTTATTTCTGCTATCCATGCCGTAAGTTGTTTAACGATATGCAATTTTAGCCGAGCAGCATCAAGATCACTAAGAATGAGCGgtattcttgaaattttgtCTTCAAGTGAAGAGTTTAAGACATTGCCTCTTAGATTACATGATATAAAGCCATTAAGAAAATTATACGACATTTCACCTTTGAAGTTGTCCTCCGAATTCGATCCACGCTCCACAACAGCCAAGGTTTTTGTGTTATTGCAGGCCCATTTTTCAGGTCTTCATTTACCCATGGACTTATCACTTGATTTGTCTGAAATCCTTTCAAAAGCACCTAGCTTAGCAGGAACAATGGTAGATATATTGTCAATGAACGGTTATTTGAATGCCACTACTGCTATGGATTTAAGTCAAATGATTGTTCAAGGTGTGTGGGATACTGATTCACctttgaaacaaattcCATTCTTTGATACAGACATCTTGGAGAAATGCAAAAACCATAATGTAGAAACAGTTTATGACGTGATGGCTTtagaggatgaagaaagagaagataTCATCACTTTACCGGAAAATAAGTTGAATAAAGTCGCAGAATTTGTCAACAGTTATCCAAACATTGAGTTGAAGTATGCTCTAGATATGTCAGCACCGATGAAACCTCACGACAAAAAAATGGTTACTGTAACAGTAAGTAGAGATGAAGAACCAGAAACACTAAATGTTAGCTCAAAGTCGTTGCCACATGAAAAAACTGAAGCATGGTGGATATTCATCGGTGAAAAGAGCTCCAGGCAGCTATATGCTATCAGGAAGATCGCGCTTACAAAAATGACCCAGGACTACGAATTGGAAATCGAATTGGAAGATCCTGGTGATCATGAACTAACAATATGGTGTGTATGTGATTCTTACTTGGATGCCGATAAGGAAGTAACATTTAATGTTAACATCGCATAG
- the RAD24 gene encoding Rad24p (similar to uniprot|P32641 Saccharomyces cerevisiae YER173W RAD24 Checkpoint protein involved in the activation of the DNA damage and meiotic pachytene checkpoints subunit of a clamp loader that loads Rad17p- Mec3p-Ddc1p onto DNA homolog of human and S. pombe Rad17 protein): protein MSTPSLKRSISEISDRISRASPRKDKKVKRSSTSVPSFPYTNLDHVDLTRPSGERTLPSELQWYDKFSPKRVDDIALHKKKIEEVRYYLEGMVSGKSDERILLLSGPAGCSKSTCVKLISDEIVPRYRATSGLTVSGREVPNFTEYLTDMSSVSPSESFDDFLLQSKYLIGRNLSVLLVEDLPNVFHESTLKRFRESILSWLFASDRLPPLVICLTECQLLDSNSTNSSFGIDSTFISETILGKDILMHPLLHRIKFNPINATLMTKHLKQIIQKVRREIPSEKYQRSGTFIKNLASSTGDIRSGIAALQFWCTSSFDETNSIFTRESSTSYFHGIGKVIYGSKDNENDRYMINELVDGGTIANDTFKLGILENFSKLNKSQFPLHYAADVVDTLSITDTLRPLEEEPLYYCLGKVRNISSDVKSSNHSVHGQANFPREYKMVQEQKRFQFQLQDFIAVEFYKYHSLWSTKDAVLYGSYFGPEIRKFLSFKAKSLKYYIDSLKPTTEQYNDYMSKYRRLLTIDDLDILERVGGEMRMMHATSELTTSLDDSKSENLALTNERNLEKLKSLQKQSLLDEDPSTLPDNHDFKDDPIVDSDSEPAIGLEVEEGDSELYEILSQRPKQTKFNGTQNSINEDVPLSDSDIENL from the coding sequence ATGTCAACTCCTAGTTTGAAACGATCTATCAGTGAAATCAGCGATAGGATAAGCAGAGCATCCCCAAGAAAGGATAAGAAGGTGAAACGATCATCTACGTCGGTTCCTTCCTTTCCTTACACGAATTTGGATCATGTGGATTTGACACGACCTAGTGGAGAACGGACGTTGCCAAGTGAGCTGCAATGGTATGACAAATTTAGTCCGAAGAGAGTTGATGACATCGCATTGcataagaagaagatagAGGAAGTACGGTATTATTTAGAGGGTATGGTCTCAGGGAAATCAGATGAACGGATTCTTCTGTTAAGTGGGCCTGCAGGTTGTTCTAAAAGTACTTGTGTTAAGCTTATAAGCGATGAGATAGTGCCTCGTTATAGAGCTACGTCAGGACTCACAGTGAGTGGAAGGGAAGTTCCGAATTTTACAGAATATCTTACAGATATGAGTAGCGTTTCACCATCTGAGTCgtttgatgattttttgCTTCAATCTAAGTACTTAATCGGTAGGAATTTGTCAGTACTTCTTGTCGAAGATCTGCCGAATGTTTTCCACGAGTCAACGTTGAAAAGGTTCAGGGAGAGTATTCTCTCGTGGCTCTTTGCTTCTGATCGTCTACCACCACTGGTGATTTGTCTTACTGAATGTCAACTACTGGACTCGAATTCTACTAATTCATCATTTGGAATAGATTCTACCTTCATTTCAGAAACAATCTTGGGCAAAGATATCTTGATGCACCCGTTGTTGCATCGAATTAAGTTTAATCCCATCAATGCAACATTAATGACGAAGCATTTAAAGCAGATAATACAGAAAGTTAGAAGAGAAATCCCCTCAGAGAAATACCAAAGAAGTGGCACTTTCATTAAGAACCTTGCATCTAGTACAGGTGATATTCGATCTGGCATCGCGGCATTACAATTCTGGTGCACTTCTAGCTTTGATGAAACTAATAGTATTTTCACGAGAGAAAGTTCAACAAGTTATTTCCATGGTATTGGTAAGGTAATATATGGATCGAaggataatgaaaatgatagGTATATGATAAATGAGCTTGTTGACGGCGGAACAATTGCCAATGACACGTTCAAATTGGGTATCCTGGAGAATTTCTCTAAATTAAACAAATCACAGTTCCCGCTGCACTATGCTGCAGATGTTGTGGACACATTGAGTATAACGGACACACTACGACCtctagaagaagaacctcTGTATTATTGTCTTGGGAAAGTTAGAAATATTTCTAGCGATGTGAAAAGTTCCAATCACAGCGTACATGGTCAAGCAAACTTTCCAAGAGAGTATAAGATGGTTCAGGAACAAAAGaggtttcaatttcaattgcAGGATTTCATTGCTGTTGAATTTTACAAATACCACTCCTTGTGGTCCACCAAAGACGCGGTTCTTTATGGGAGTTATTTTGGTCCTGAAATACGTAAATTCCTATCATTTAAGGCGAagtctttgaaatattatattgATTCGTTGAAACCTACCACAGAACAATATAATGATTATATGTCTAAGTATAGGAGATTATTGACGATAGACGATCTTGACATCTTGGAAAGAGTTGGTGGTGAAATGAGGATGATGCATGCAACTTCTGAATTAACGACTAGTTTAGATGATTCTAAGAGCGAAAATTTAGCATTAACCAATGAACGGAACTTGGAAAAACTGAAATCTTTGCAGAAGCAGTCGCTCCTAGACGAGGACCCCTCTACTTTACCAGATAACcatgatttcaaagatgatcCGATAGTGGATTCAGACAGCGAGCCAGCTATCGGTCTGGAAGTAGAAGAGGGTGACTCTGAACTTTACGAAATTTTGTCCCAAAGGCCAAAACAAACGAAGTTCAATGGCACTCAGAACTCAATTAATGAAGACGTTCCTCtatctgattctgataTAGAGAACC